TGATGCCCAACCGGATGGTCATCAAACCGAATGCCATTGGAATGATCGAGTAGGGAATCGCCATGGAAACGTCCAGAATGGTAGACTTGAAAGGATACTCGACGACAGACAGAACCAGCTGCAGGCCATACCAGGTCATGAGCCCGTTAAAGGCCAGCCACAGCAGGTTCATGCAGAGATCCACCCGCTCTATCCATCTGGCGGGCAGGATGAAATCCAGAATCTGAACCCGGATATGGGTGTTTTTCCCGGTGACATAACTGATGGAAAGGTATATAAACCAGATAAACACGAATCCGGAAATTTCACCGATCCAGCCCACCGAGGTGTAAAAAATGTAGCGCGACAGCACTTCAACAAATAGAATGATCGTCAGAAAAGCGACGAAAAACATGGATATCCAGCGTTCAAAATTCTGCCAGACGAGTTTCAACAGCGGCATCCGTGGGTTTTCCTTATCTTTAGGGGCGATGATCAAAAAAAGACCGGCATCCTTTTGCGATCGCTGGATACCGGGGTATCTTCAGAATCGTTTTCGTTTTCGATGATAAGTAATATAATTGTA
This is a stretch of genomic DNA from Desulfobacterales bacterium. It encodes these proteins:
- a CDS encoding TRAP transporter small permease encodes the protein MPLLKLVWQNFERWISMFFVAFLTIILFVEVLSRYIFYTSVGWIGEISGFVFIWFIYLSISYVTGKNTHIRVQILDFILPARWIERVDLCMNLLWLAFNGLMTWYGLQLVLSVVEYPFKSTILDVSMAIPYSIIPMAFGLMTIRLGINTYQDAVKQFKEKTPGPEGGAA